GAGGAGAGGCAATAAATCTCAAAAGCAAAGTTGTAGTTGTGGTAGCAGAAGTAGTAATCCATGCGAGAGAACAGTCAGGGGAATCCTACACACTTACTTGTAGAACTCTTCCTCCTTCTTTATGGCCTCTTTGACTGTACTGAGAATGTAGAGAGATAGTGATAGAAAGGTACGAGAACATGCAAGGAAGAAGCGAATCATCTGATAGCTATAGGTAACTGCAGCATCCTTTGGGGGACAAGAATGGATGCATGTCATACCACACCATGTGGCCTCTGAATTAGACTTAGACTTCTTTCCCCAGTAGTTATAGAGAAGTAGAAAACACTTGATTCCATGTGGCCTTGGAGACCTTCTAAGGTCGATTGCACTGCTATTGAAGTGTGAATAGCCTGTAGTGATTAGAGAAGAAACTAATATTACTATTTTTAGAATGATAATGGCAAGATTTTCTACTCAGATATTCtcatcatatatattatatacatatatattatattgtaTTGTATTATTTTGCCGTGCATGCCAAAAGAACTCGATTACATTTATCCTTCTTTTGCTCACTGGTTTTGGGACTGCGTGGGAAACGCCGTCACATTGGCCATGGCTACTGAACTGACAGAAGCTGAACTCACTTGCCATTGCTGCTCCTGAAGGAGCTCGAAGCCTTCACTGCCACGGCCAGCGCTCCGGCGAACGGGCCCACCCAGAAGATCCATTGCACCACCGCAACTCAAATCACATGAACAAGCTGAGTACTAATGCTAAAAGCAAACCAAGTGCGGCCTACGAGTTCTGCGGACAATTCACGTGATCACGCCATGCCTTGCGCTGGTCGTACAGTACCGCCGCTCCGAGACTCCTCGCCGGGTTGATCCCCGTCCCCAGGTGGACGGTGAACACCGCGAACCCGATCGGCAGTGGCGCCATGACCTGCACCGCATGCAGCTCCGAAGCGTTTGTGGGAACACACTCGTGGAGGAGATGCAGTGTGGCGATTGGTGCAGACCGGGACGTGGGAGCAACCATGACCTGCGCTTGGGGTCGGTGGCCGAGAAGACAGTGTAAACGAGCACGAAGGTGCCGATGATCTCGGCACCGAGAGCGGTGCCCTGGGAGCAACCTGCGGCCACTTGGTTGGCTCTGCCGCCGAGGGAGTTGTAGGGGTGATTCATGATCCCCTTGATGATTCCGACGCCGCAGATAGCTCCCATGCACTGCAACACCACGTCAAGCACCGTGCGCAGAAGCGAGATCTTCCGCCCCAGCAGCAGCCCGAACGAGACCGCAGGATTGATATGCTCACCTGGAATAAGTCGCATCCATGAGTCGCCTTGAGATCAAAGGAGAAGAAATCAtatgcgtgagagagagagagagagagagagagagagagagagagagagagagcggacgGTGCAGTAGGCGAGGATGGCGCCGCCGAAGGCCCTGGCGGGGCCCGGTAGAAGGACCATCGGCGAAGCTCGTGGAAGCCGAGCAGAGGCGCCGGTGGCGGGTCTTAGTAGTCCACCGGTGGCCGCTCTGCCTCTGCCGTTCTTCCCCAAGGAGTGGTAGCTTGAGATTTATAGTGCAGGGAGGGATTAAAATGGCATTATACGATGCTCATAcaagctttggataagattgtttTTGGCCCGCAAGGATTGAGCCCCGACAATGTTCAAGTTCCCGAGGTGATGGAGCTGTGCCCATCTGAGCAAGAAAGCGTCGAGTggacttgattcatgttatttatATCGAACAAGAAATCATGTTCTTATAGAATACATATACAAAGCTGGAAGAAGTAATCTTCCATTGAGATGAAGTCTTGTTCTGTCTGCGGACCATTGAGGATCCGCTTCAGTCATTGTTTTATTTCGGACCATGCAATTATCATCTCAGTCGTCCATGTCCACTATGATAAGGGCCAGCACGACGATCGCTGCTTAAAATCGTATCGATTTACGTGCATGCGATCCACAGAGAAGACGCCACGTCACGACACGTAGCGGTTGTAAGCACACCATCCTCACCCCCCACCGCAGATTGTTGTCTCATCCAACGGCTCGTGATGGTTCCTACGTCCAAGAAAGATTGATCgaacggatatatatatatatatatatatatatatatatatacatgaaactACTTTGAGATCAAATTTAGTTGTAGGATTCTAATTCCTATTTCCATAGACTTATAAacgaatattatattttaatccatataataaaatatctttcttattttattcatatttttattttaatttaataagaCTATGCATTGATTGGTAGGTGATtttatgtatatacacacacacactaatTGAgtgaataaaataagaaaaaaatataaattttaaatccaAAAAATGGTCGAATAGTTTGCATCTTTTAATTCATTATTTAGTGAATCTTTTACTGATTTTTTACCTATGTTTTTTacagttatatatatatgtataatacatatatatatatatatgtataatacatatatatatatatgtataatacatatatatatatatataatacatatatatatatgtattatatatatatatatgtattatatatatatatatatgtattatatatatatatatgtattatatatatatatatatatatatatatatatatatatatatatatatatatatatatatatatatatatatatatatatatatatatatatatatatatatatatatatatatatatgtgtgtgtgtgtgtgtgtgtgtgtgtgtgtgtgtgtatatatattttaaatttagaatTTATCACAAAATAATTAAATAGGGGATGAAAGGCAAAGAGGGAAAACGGACAAATGGGTTTGGTGGTGGAGACGATAACGTTAATTCAAGGGATTGTAATCCGACTCCACTGCCTTTGTTACTGCCGACTTAGCAGATCCAATAAATAAAGACCCTTCTTTCGCAGGCAGTTTTAACCCTCGCCTCCGCGCACGCTCTCACcgtcgcagagagagagagagagagagagagagagagacgggaagGTTTCCCTTCGCCCGCCGATCTCTCATCTGATCTCTTGTAATCTTTGGAGAACTCGCACCGCATTCCATCGATCTTCCCTTCCATCTCGTCACTCTTTGTCGAGATCAAATCTTGATTCAGCTTTTTCTTCTtgtattctctctctctcgctcgttcTTTTGAGAGATCGCTTCTTGATCGCCGTTGGCGGCGCAACCCTAACCCTAGAATCGACGATCATGACAACGGCCTTCGATCCCTCCACCCCCGCGTCCGCCGCAACCGTCAGACGAACCCCTGCCCTCTCCTGGAGCCGCGTCGTTTGTGGTGAGCCCCGAGCCGCCGCCCCTTCCACCTCTGACCCCGCCGACCGCCCTCCGACTCCTGGCACTGCTGCCGAGACCGTTGTCGCCGGCCGAACGTCTCCCTCGCCGCCGCTGGAGGGCGCGGAGCGTGTAAACGACGGCAATGCGGCCGGACGGAGGCCGGGTTGGAACGTCCCAGCGAATGGGGCGAGCGAGGGGGATTCCGTGATGAGCGTCGGCTCCTGGCCCGCGCTCTCAGAGTTGGCCATGGCCTTCCCCAGGTCATCCTCCTCCTCGCAACACTCCAACGTCCCCGCGGATGGATCGAACGGCGATCCAGTGGTAAGTCAAGTCGTTTTCATGGATCTTACTGCTAGTCGCAACACGCAAGAAAACTTTGATGTTTATTGTGGTGTTGTTCTTGTTTGCATCCTGGTAGGGGTCTGTGATCGTAACTCCGCCGCCGATGGCAAATTCTAACGATCCTAACCCACGTTCTAGCCCGTGTCGGCCGAATTCCACACCTAGTTCAATGGATACGAGCAGCACTAGCAGTGCTTCATCGACCAATAGTGCACCCGTGTCACCTCAACCAACCCCCACCTTGGAGGAGGCCTTTCCCGTTGGTATGGAAGTAGGCTGGGAACCTTATTCCAGGGATCACAATAGGGTCAATAACACATGGGATCGCAATCGAGGCAGTGGTTTCGCACCACAGCACCATAGCGGCAGTGACCGCCATGGGGGATACAATAGAAACCGGCAGCGAAATAATGGTGGTGGGGGATTCCATCATGGAAACCATGGAAGAAGACAGGATCATGAGTGGGGAGGCTATGACTGGAATGCTTCTCAAGGTTTTAATGGTAGAGATCCACATATGACTACCCCACTGGTTCCTCAGTGGGGCTATTCACGGCCGTTCCTTCAGCAATCCCCATATACTCCAGTTCCATTCATTGGCATTCCTCCGCATGTCCAGCCCTTTGTAGGTGGTCCCATGGGCTTCCCGGGTAAGTAATCTTGTCATGGATTTTATGATTTGCCTTCATCATCTATGTTCCATAATTTTGGCCTTTGTGCTCTTTTTTTCAGATGTTCGTTCTGTCTATTATGTTGCGCCAGTGCCACCTTTTGATCCAATGGGAAATGTGCCATCAGTTTCTCATCAACCACCAACTGCAGCACGTCCTACTGTGTTTTTATCCCCATTGGATCATACGCGTAATATGTTAATGAGGCAAATTGAGTACTATTTCAGGTATTATATGGTTGTTATACAGGTAATCTGTTAAGGTTTGATTTTGTTAGTTCATTCTGtatctttttttgttcttttgcagTCGTGAAAATTTGTG
The DNA window shown above is from Musa acuminata AAA Group cultivar baxijiao chromosome BXJ2-4, Cavendish_Baxijiao_AAA, whole genome shotgun sequence and carries:
- the LOC135582363 gene encoding la-related protein 1B-like; translated protein: MTTAFDPSTPASAATVRRTPALSWSRVVCGEPRAAAPSTSDPADRPPTPGTAAETVVAGRTSPSPPLEGAERVNDGNAAGRRPGWNVPANGASEGDSVMSVGSWPALSELAMAFPRSSSSSQHSNVPADGSNGDPVGSVIVTPPPMANSNDPNPRSSPCRPNSTPSSMDTSSTSSASSTNSAPVSPQPTPTLEEAFPVGMEVGWEPYSRDHNRVNNTWDRNRGSGFAPQHHSGSDRHGGYNRNRQRNNGGGGFHHGNHGRRQDHEWGGYDWNASQGFNGRDPHMTTPLVPQWGYSRPFLQQSPYTPVPFIGIPPHVQPFVGGPMGFPDVRSVYYVAPVPPFDPMGNVPSVSHQPPTAARPTVFLSPLDHTRNMLMRQIEYYFSRENLCKDSFLRVHMDDQGWIPVSLIASFNRVRQLSSSIPFILDSIRGSLVVEVQDERVRRRSDWMDWILPRAQGQNGVVASPLESPATSAHDQSLGLDEGPSYRNNTMGQSGAETVLGSSSVDRLRDGGPVESQMGEVEATQNQNDPSV